Proteins encoded in a region of the Bradyrhizobium sp. CB3481 genome:
- a CDS encoding LLM class flavin-dependent oxidoreductase, which produces MKLGLFYEHQVPRPWEEGSERKLFSDALKQIELADRLGFDYMWEVEHHFLEEYSHSSAPEVFLGAVSQRTSNIRIGHGICLSPPNYNHPARVAERLATLDLISGGRVDWGTGESASLIEMYGFGIEPDRKSAMWREGVEQTANMMTMQPYPGYNGQLFKMPTRNVVPKPVQKPHPPIWMACSRRESILRAARNGVGALVFGFVEASQAKGWRDEYYQIIKSDECVPIGHSVNANIATLNGMMVHEDAEEAMRRGLDGFKFFGYSIAHYAVYGEHRPGRTDLWRRFQAIKDDMKETPGSGSIGPPQSVREHLAAYADIGIDQMIFIQQCGMNRHEHICEALELFAKEVMPALKEREDERVRRKEEELAPYVQAALSRKASMPELSESDIPNIESIGIVLERCKGKGYASTGGFYADPTRGGAIPMASRETFAKSAKID; this is translated from the coding sequence ATGAAGCTCGGATTGTTCTATGAACACCAGGTGCCGCGGCCTTGGGAAGAAGGTAGCGAACGAAAATTGTTCAGCGACGCGCTGAAGCAAATCGAACTCGCCGATCGTCTCGGGTTTGATTACATGTGGGAGGTCGAACATCATTTCCTGGAGGAATACTCCCATTCCTCTGCACCCGAGGTGTTTCTGGGTGCCGTTTCGCAGCGTACAAGTAATATCCGAATTGGTCACGGCATTTGCCTTTCCCCGCCGAACTATAACCATCCGGCGAGGGTCGCTGAGCGTCTCGCCACGCTCGATCTGATCTCTGGAGGGCGCGTCGACTGGGGAACCGGGGAGTCCGCGTCGCTGATCGAGATGTACGGCTTCGGGATCGAGCCTGACCGGAAGAGTGCTATGTGGCGGGAAGGCGTCGAGCAGACGGCTAATATGATGACGATGCAGCCGTATCCGGGGTATAACGGGCAATTGTTCAAAATGCCGACCCGCAACGTCGTGCCAAAGCCGGTCCAGAAGCCGCATCCACCGATCTGGATGGCGTGTTCCCGGCGCGAAAGCATTTTGCGTGCTGCGCGTAACGGAGTGGGGGCGCTGGTTTTTGGTTTCGTGGAAGCGTCCCAAGCGAAAGGGTGGCGCGACGAGTATTATCAGATCATCAAGTCCGACGAGTGCGTGCCCATAGGTCATTCGGTGAACGCAAATATCGCTACTCTCAATGGTATGATGGTTCATGAGGACGCCGAGGAAGCGATGCGTCGAGGACTCGATGGTTTCAAGTTCTTCGGCTATTCGATTGCGCATTACGCGGTGTATGGCGAACACCGTCCTGGGCGCACGGATTTGTGGCGGCGCTTTCAAGCGATCAAGGACGACATGAAGGAGACGCCAGGTTCGGGTAGCATAGGCCCGCCTCAGAGTGTTCGCGAGCATCTGGCGGCGTATGCCGATATCGGTATTGACCAAATGATCTTTATCCAGCAGTGCGGGATGAATAGGCACGAACATATCTGCGAGGCACTCGAGCTCTTCGCGAAAGAGGTGATGCCTGCACTGAAAGAACGTGAAGACGAGCGCGTCCGCCGTAAAGAAGAGGAGCTGGCACCCTACGTACAGGCTGCACTTTCCCGCAAGGCCTCGATGCCCGAGCTAAGCGAGTCAGACATCCCGAACATCGAATCGATCGGCATCGTGCTCGAGCGTTGCAAAGGGAAGGGCTACGCGTCGACGGGGGGCTTCTACGCGGACCCGACCCGTGGAGGCGCAATTCCGATGGCTTCACGCGAGACCTTCGCCAAGTCGGCCAAGATTGACTAA
- a CDS encoding carboxyl transferase domain-containing protein, with the protein MIMAVSGASVPKFTVVCNGSHGAGTYAMAGRAFDPRFMFTWPQSQISAMGAEQAAGVLTHVKARQLAREGGRLSKQELAAIREPILEEYRERSSAYYATSEIWDDGILDPVDTRNALAIVLSASVNTPIEAPLTASSECSDLPSENAYRLRRVKSEHQLELVIH; encoded by the coding sequence ATGATCATGGCCGTATCTGGTGCCTCGGTGCCCAAATTCACAGTCGTTTGCAATGGCTCCCACGGAGCGGGAACCTACGCTATGGCGGGACGGGCTTTCGACCCACGATTTATGTTCACCTGGCCGCAGTCTCAGATCTCTGCGATGGGCGCGGAGCAAGCGGCAGGCGTGCTCACCCATGTCAAGGCAAGACAGTTGGCCCGTGAGGGTGGACGCCTCTCTAAGCAGGAGTTAGCAGCCATTCGAGAGCCTATTCTCGAAGAGTATCGGGAACGATCGAGCGCCTATTATGCAACCTCCGAAATCTGGGACGACGGCATTCTTGATCCGGTCGACACCAGAAACGCGCTCGCAATCGTTCTTAGCGCTTCCGTTAATACTCCCATTGAGGCGCCACTCACGGCGTCTTCAGAATGTAGCGATCTTCCTTCTGAAAATGCCTATCGTCTCCGCCGCGTCAAAAGCGAACACCAACTCGAGCTAGTAATCCACTGA
- a CDS encoding NYN domain-containing protein, with protein sequence MSSSSNKIALFIDGANLYATAKALGFDIDYKRLLKEFQSRGTLLRAFYYTAIIEDHEYSSIRPLIDWLGYNGYTVVTKATKEFIDASGRRKLKANMDIELAVDAMELADHIDQMVLFSGDGDFRSVVEAVQRRGVRVTVISTISTESPMIADDLRRQADVFTDLVELQSKLGRDPSERPAPRESRHHTPQFLQRETVAPGGGDDDFDNRD encoded by the coding sequence ATGTCATCCTCTTCAAACAAAATCGCGCTCTTTATCGATGGCGCTAATCTTTACGCGACCGCCAAAGCGCTCGGCTTCGACATTGATTACAAGCGCCTGCTCAAGGAATTCCAGAGCCGCGGCACGCTGTTGCGCGCCTTCTACTACACCGCGATCATCGAGGATCATGAATATTCGTCGATTCGGCCCTTGATCGACTGGCTCGGTTACAACGGCTACACCGTCGTTACCAAGGCAACCAAGGAGTTCATCGACGCCTCCGGCCGCCGCAAGCTCAAGGCCAACATGGATATCGAGCTCGCGGTCGATGCCATGGAGCTCGCGGATCATATCGACCAGATGGTGCTGTTCTCCGGCGACGGCGACTTCCGCTCCGTCGTGGAGGCGGTGCAGCGCCGCGGTGTACGAGTCACGGTCATCTCGACTATTTCAACCGAGTCGCCGATGATTGCCGACGATTTGCGCCGGCAGGCCGATGTTTTCACTGATCTTGTGGAGCTGCAGTCGAAGCTAGGCCGAGACCCGTCCGAGCGGCCGGCGCCGCGCGAGTCGCGTCATCATACCCCGCAATTCCTGCAGCGGGAGACGGTGGCGCCTGGAGGCGGCGATGACGACTTCGACAATCGCGACTGA
- a CDS encoding AAA family ATPase, protein MNKEDECMNKENDTLWARRGSNFFPVSAVTNKLPAGAYRCYENDCSAFLEQVPIKTDKLLDLPDPTIERLSAEHKKFWTLGEQYAERGFTYKRGILMHGIPGTGKTCAIGRMIEDVVRNHNGVVVLVDDPELASECLRLLRRIEPERPVITVMEDLDELVAKHRAEGFLALLDGNAEIGKVLHVATTNKLYRLDGRFVHRPARFDTIIEVGPLAAQGRRAYFKAKEPSLDDATLDRWVHQTEGYTIAHLREVIIAINFFGQDERAVFERLDSMREGAETNKMPYS, encoded by the coding sequence ATGAACAAAGAGGACGAGTGCATGAATAAGGAGAATGACACGCTATGGGCGCGGCGGGGCAGTAACTTCTTTCCAGTCTCTGCCGTCACCAACAAATTACCAGCAGGTGCTTATCGCTGCTACGAAAATGACTGCAGCGCTTTTCTCGAACAGGTGCCGATTAAGACTGATAAACTGTTGGACTTACCGGACCCCACTATCGAGAGGCTTTCAGCCGAGCACAAGAAGTTCTGGACCCTGGGCGAGCAGTACGCCGAGCGCGGGTTCACGTACAAGCGCGGCATTCTCATGCACGGGATACCCGGTACTGGCAAGACCTGCGCAATCGGGCGAATGATAGAGGATGTCGTACGAAATCATAATGGCGTGGTCGTCCTTGTCGATGACCCGGAACTGGCTAGCGAGTGCCTCCGTCTGCTGCGTCGCATTGAGCCCGAGCGGCCCGTGATCACCGTTATGGAGGATCTGGACGAGCTTGTGGCAAAACACCGCGCTGAGGGCTTCCTTGCGTTACTCGATGGCAACGCTGAGATTGGGAAGGTGCTGCATGTCGCGACCACCAACAAGCTATACCGTCTGGACGGGCGCTTTGTCCATCGCCCTGCTCGCTTTGACACCATCATAGAGGTTGGTCCGTTAGCCGCCCAGGGCCGCCGCGCCTATTTCAAAGCCAAGGAGCCGTCGCTTGATGATGCCACGCTCGACCGCTGGGTTCATCAAACCGAAGGCTACACCATAGCCCATCTGCGCGAAGTGATCATCGCCATCAATTTCTTTGGCCAGGACGAGCGCGCGGTTTTCGAACGGTTAGACAGCATGCGTGAGGGAGCGGAGACAAACAAGATGCCCTACTCGTAA
- a CDS encoding carboxyl transferase domain-containing protein yields MAGREVIIHADDGSVNGGAWYPLFVKKIVRALDIAIENRLPVLHLCDCAGGFLPLQAEFFAVRYYAGRLFRNQSILSKIRVPQVAIAMGHCTAGGAYVPALSDYNIIVEGTGAIFLGGPPVVKAATGETVSAEELGGAHMHISVSGTGDYFASSCESLYLSSHSRAVKGVVSPKMAPR; encoded by the coding sequence GTGGCGGGTCGCGAGGTGATTATTCACGCGGACGATGGCAGCGTGAATGGCGGGGCATGGTATCCGCTCTTCGTCAAGAAGATCGTGCGGGCGTTGGACATAGCGATCGAGAATCGTCTCCCCGTCCTTCATCTGTGCGACTGCGCCGGCGGATTCCTACCTTTGCAGGCGGAGTTCTTCGCGGTCCGCTACTACGCGGGACGACTCTTTCGCAACCAATCCATTCTCTCGAAGATCAGAGTGCCGCAGGTCGCCATCGCAATGGGACATTGCACCGCAGGAGGGGCCTACGTCCCGGCGCTTAGTGACTACAACATAATCGTTGAGGGCACGGGCGCGATCTTTCTCGGTGGCCCTCCAGTCGTGAAAGCTGCCACGGGCGAGACAGTTTCTGCCGAGGAGCTTGGCGGCGCTCACATGCACATTAGCGTGTCGGGTACGGGTGACTATTTCGCAAGCTCATGCGAAAGCCTCTATCTATCGAGCCACTCCAGAGCCGTGAAAGGCGTGGTATCACCAAAGATGGCGCCAAGATGA
- a CDS encoding electron transfer flavoprotein subunit beta/FixA family protein: MHNVVCIKQVPDSAQIRVHPVTNTIMRQGVPTIINPYDLFALEAALELRDKFGGEITVLTMGPPSAEDSLRKALTFGADRAVLLTDRCFAGADTLATTYTLATAIRKIGKEYGQPDLIFTGKQTIDGDTAQVGPGIAKRLQVLQLTYVAKIRALDLTARTIEAERRSEGGVQVLRTRLPCLITMLEATNQIRRGTMADALRAARALIVKWSAQDVDVEDVSKCGLKGSPTLVKRVFAPPARAEKAVLVDPAEQPAEALIEAMFKHQPRLEADLAALTGDI, translated from the coding sequence ATGCACAATGTCGTCTGCATCAAACAGGTCCCAGACTCCGCGCAGATCCGTGTGCACCCCGTGACCAACACGATAATGCGCCAAGGGGTGCCGACCATCATCAACCCCTATGATCTGTTTGCCTTGGAAGCCGCGCTCGAGCTGCGCGATAAATTTGGTGGCGAGATCACCGTTCTTACAATGGGACCGCCGTCGGCGGAGGACTCCTTACGCAAGGCACTGACCTTTGGCGCCGATCGCGCCGTACTGCTCACCGACCGCTGCTTTGCAGGCGCGGACACGTTGGCGACAACTTACACGCTGGCGACTGCTATCCGCAAGATCGGCAAGGAATACGGCCAGCCCGACCTCATCTTTACTGGCAAGCAGACCATCGATGGCGATACCGCGCAAGTTGGGCCCGGCATCGCGAAGCGGCTTCAAGTGCTGCAACTCACCTATGTCGCCAAGATCAGAGCCCTCGATCTCACCGCGCGCACCATTGAAGCGGAGCGGCGCTCAGAAGGCGGGGTCCAGGTGCTGCGGACAAGACTGCCCTGTCTTATCACCATGCTGGAGGCGACTAACCAGATCCGCCGCGGCACCATGGCGGACGCTTTGCGTGCCGCCCGGGCCCTCATCGTGAAATGGAGCGCCCAGGACGTCGATGTCGAAGACGTCTCAAAATGCGGTCTCAAAGGCTCGCCGACACTCGTCAAGCGCGTTTTCGCGCCACCTGCGCGCGCTGAGAAAGCTGTGCTGGTAGACCCTGCCGAGCAGCCGGCAGAAGCGTTGATTGAAGCCATGTTCAAGCACCAGCCTAGGCTGGAAGCCGACCTTGCAGCCCTGACCGGCGATATCTGA
- a CDS encoding biotin carboxylase N-terminal domain-containing protein, whose protein sequence is MSKLSFGTVLIANRGEIAVRIIKTLRKLGLRSAIVYHDVDTRTPAVSIADMAIPISGRTPVAAYLDSAQIIAAARKANAGALHPGYGFLSENADFARAVMNAGIAFIGPAPESIELMGDKIRARNFVRRNGFPVARSAIEDDHPATFVSRASSIGAPILVKPSAGGGGKGMRIVRDLDGLEDTIAEARSEAQRHFGDGRLYMERSFSHQGDGCGLLTISGETEPVRFAIDGDTIHMHFRGKMRILRYRDLLRSFASANERSDHLVAGAPMPGVTVTTRVSPGQPLSAGTALMMIESMKLETVIRSPNDGVVDRIHFKQGDSFERDAVLITLSEAGR, encoded by the coding sequence ATGTCCAAATTATCCTTTGGCACTGTCCTGATTGCCAATAGAGGCGAGATCGCCGTACGCATCATTAAGACGTTGCGCAAACTGGGGCTTCGCTCTGCAATCGTCTACCACGATGTCGATACGCGGACGCCTGCCGTTTCCATAGCCGACATGGCAATTCCCATCAGCGGCCGTACGCCCGTCGCAGCTTATCTCGATAGTGCGCAAATAATCGCAGCCGCCCGTAAGGCGAACGCAGGCGCGCTGCATCCGGGGTATGGGTTTTTATCAGAGAATGCGGATTTCGCCAGAGCCGTGATGAACGCCGGCATTGCGTTCATTGGGCCGGCTCCGGAGAGCATCGAACTGATGGGCGACAAGATCCGCGCCCGTAACTTCGTTCGGCGGAACGGCTTTCCGGTCGCGCGGTCAGCGATCGAAGATGACCATCCAGCGACTTTCGTTTCCAGGGCCAGTTCGATTGGAGCTCCTATCCTGGTGAAGCCATCCGCGGGAGGCGGCGGCAAGGGCATGCGGATCGTGCGCGATCTTGATGGCCTGGAGGACACGATTGCAGAGGCGCGCAGTGAAGCGCAGCGACATTTCGGGGATGGCCGGCTTTATATGGAGCGATCATTCTCCCATCAGGGCGACGGTTGCGGCCTCCTTACCATCTCCGGCGAAACCGAGCCGGTCAGGTTCGCGATCGACGGCGATACGATTCATATGCATTTCCGCGGCAAGATGCGCATTTTGCGCTACCGAGACCTGTTGCGATCGTTTGCTTCAGCGAATGAGAGATCGGATCATCTAGTGGCCGGCGCGCCGATGCCGGGCGTGACGGTTACCACCAGGGTTTCACCCGGCCAACCCCTTTCAGCAGGCACGGCGCTGATGATGATTGAGAGCATGAAATTGGAAACCGTCATACGCTCTCCAAATGACGGCGTCGTCGACCGGATTCACTTTAAACAAGGCGATAGCTTCGAGCGAGACGCGGTGCTGATTACCCTGTCGGAAGCAGGACGCTGA
- a CDS encoding flavin reductase family protein has product MMSSRMITELGSIAKFELVLRKFREMIDTDNSIPPELRDSLHTTLDQHLLSARKRPLLTTGGQERRLRSPIKQSPHRKPTESNTSPEVGYELPTSLSTNKIKSIDPIEFRQAMGNLASGVAIVAVGTALGRRGLTVGSVTSICMEPPCLLVGINASSETHDAILANGRFGVSLLGGDQRDIALRFAGRDGANGVDRFDTAAWDQGVLDVPILQSAVCVLECVLHRHQVVGTHGIFMGRIVATRPGQGTPLINFRRQLRTLPHG; this is encoded by the coding sequence ATGATGTCCTCGCGAATGATCACAGAACTCGGATCCATCGCAAAATTCGAACTCGTGCTTCGGAAATTTCGGGAGATGATCGATACAGACAATTCGATCCCACCCGAGTTGCGGGACTCGCTGCACACGACGCTAGATCAGCATCTTCTTTCCGCGAGAAAGCGCCCTCTCCTCACGACCGGCGGGCAAGAAAGGCGATTGCGATCGCCAATCAAGCAATCACCGCATCGTAAACCCACGGAATCGAACACCAGTCCGGAAGTTGGCTACGAGTTGCCAACGTCGCTGAGCACGAACAAAATTAAATCCATCGACCCGATCGAGTTTCGGCAAGCGATGGGAAATCTGGCGAGCGGCGTCGCCATTGTAGCGGTCGGAACAGCCCTGGGACGGCGCGGGTTAACGGTAGGTTCTGTTACCTCCATCTGTATGGAACCGCCCTGCTTGCTGGTCGGTATTAATGCCTCTTCTGAGACTCACGATGCGATACTCGCAAACGGCCGATTTGGCGTTAGCCTTCTCGGTGGCGATCAGCGGGACATCGCACTGCGTTTCGCTGGCCGGGATGGTGCCAACGGCGTCGACCGCTTCGATACTGCGGCGTGGGATCAGGGCGTTCTCGACGTACCGATTCTGCAAAGCGCAGTGTGCGTGCTTGAATGCGTTTTGCATCGCCACCAAGTCGTTGGCACCCATGGGATCTTTATGGGCCGCATTGTCGCGACGCGACCAGGTCAAGGCACTCCACTCATCAACTTCCGGCGCCAGCTTCGAACGTTACCGCACGGGTGA
- the grxC gene encoding glutaredoxin 3 — translation MTAAIEIYTRPGCGYCSAAKSLLTRKKAAFTEFNIASDAAYRDEMYKRAGAGSTFPQIFIGNTHVGGCDELYALDREGKLDDLLAKGRPPIHGRRKVR, via the coding sequence ATGACCGCTGCAATTGAAATCTACACCCGCCCGGGCTGCGGTTACTGCAGCGCGGCCAAGTCGCTGCTGACCCGCAAGAAGGCGGCCTTCACCGAATTCAACATTGCCAGCGATGCGGCCTATCGCGACGAGATGTACAAGCGGGCTGGCGCAGGTTCGACCTTTCCGCAGATCTTCATCGGCAACACCCATGTCGGCGGTTGCGACGAACTCTATGCGCTCGACCGCGAGGGCAAGCTCGATGATCTCTTAGCGAAGGGTCGGCCGCCGATTCACGGTCGCCGAAAGGTGAGGTAG
- the nifA gene encoding nif-specific transcriptional activator NifA: protein MPVQHNTRNFEQGDRVDGHTNGDVLTLDINTARTPNLRSQTEVTAVASQENARAGIFDRSKVLAGPCRIEVTLANVVEIVKPFVPARRYTILLFGNDGGPDLTVGAGLSDGSDERYRKRLPQKAIDQIVATERELVAENVRAHSAFSAIDLDALGAPDNIPLSFIGVPIRIEAKVAGTLTIDRFLDDKSRVRLDSDARLLTVIAHLVGQTVKLHRLFASDRERLMAEKDRLQKQSSELKQSSEFKPPAGKCKKGHAKGIVGDSPALRALLEKAAVVAKSSSTVLIRGESGTGKELVAQAIHEQSARAKRPFIKLNCAALPETVLESELFGHDKGAFTGAVNSRKGRFELADTGTLFLDEIGEISASFQAKLLRVLQEQEFERVGSNQTIKVDVRVIAATNKNLEDAVTRNEFRADLYYRISVVPLVLPPLRERRTDIPLLAAEFLRRFNSENGRALSFDASATALLMRCGFPGNVRELENCVQRSATLAPGPLIVRDDFACSQDQCLSAKLWKRASDEMAQHPRPPTPVPENVPALPDEPAPPPAGAVSRADGEQAPLAPADTRLVRGANMIDRESLIAAMQRAGWVQAKAARLLKVTPRQVGYALGKYGVEIKKF, encoded by the coding sequence ATGCCAGTGCAGCACAATACTCGTAACTTCGAACAAGGTGACAGGGTCGATGGTCATACCAACGGAGACGTCCTAACGCTGGATATCAATACGGCACGAACGCCGAATTTGAGGTCCCAAACTGAGGTCACAGCTGTCGCCTCGCAAGAGAACGCGCGCGCCGGCATATTCGACCGGTCGAAGGTACTCGCCGGTCCCTGCCGCATCGAAGTCACGCTGGCCAATGTCGTTGAGATTGTGAAACCGTTTGTGCCGGCACGGCGCTACACCATCTTGCTTTTCGGCAATGATGGCGGACCGGATCTCACCGTGGGCGCAGGCTTGAGCGATGGGTCCGATGAGCGCTACCGGAAGCGTCTGCCGCAGAAGGCAATCGATCAGATCGTGGCGACAGAAAGGGAGCTCGTCGCGGAGAACGTCAGGGCGCATTCGGCCTTCAGTGCCATAGACCTGGACGCGCTCGGGGCGCCCGACAACATTCCCCTGTCGTTCATCGGCGTTCCTATTCGCATCGAGGCGAAAGTCGCAGGTACGCTGACCATCGACCGCTTCCTGGACGACAAGTCGAGGGTCCGGCTCGACTCCGACGCCCGGCTGCTTACCGTGATCGCCCACCTGGTGGGTCAGACGGTCAAGCTGCATCGCTTGTTCGCGTCCGACCGCGAGCGACTTATGGCGGAGAAAGACCGGCTGCAAAAGCAGTCGTCCGAGCTCAAGCAGTCATCCGAGTTCAAGCCGCCGGCTGGGAAATGTAAGAAAGGGCATGCCAAGGGTATCGTTGGCGACAGTCCGGCGCTGCGCGCGCTGCTCGAGAAGGCCGCAGTGGTAGCCAAATCGAGTAGCACGGTTCTGATACGCGGCGAATCCGGTACCGGGAAAGAGCTGGTCGCCCAGGCCATTCACGAGCAGTCTGCCCGCGCCAAGCGGCCATTCATAAAGCTCAATTGCGCGGCGCTACCTGAGACGGTACTGGAATCCGAATTGTTCGGCCATGACAAGGGTGCCTTTACCGGCGCGGTCAATTCGCGCAAGGGCCGCTTTGAGCTCGCCGACACGGGCACGCTGTTTCTGGACGAAATTGGTGAGATCTCGGCGTCGTTCCAGGCAAAGCTGCTACGCGTGCTGCAGGAGCAGGAATTCGAGCGGGTCGGCAGCAATCAGACCATCAAGGTCGATGTGCGCGTCATCGCCGCCACGAACAAGAACCTGGAAGACGCGGTGACAAGGAATGAGTTCCGGGCCGACCTGTATTATCGCATCAGTGTGGTTCCGTTGGTCCTGCCGCCGTTGCGAGAAAGGCGCACCGATATTCCGCTCCTCGCTGCTGAGTTTCTGAGAAGGTTCAACAGCGAGAACGGCCGTGCACTCAGCTTCGATGCAAGTGCGACTGCACTACTGATGAGGTGCGGTTTTCCTGGCAATGTCCGGGAGCTCGAAAATTGCGTGCAGCGGAGCGCGACGCTCGCCCCGGGACCATTGATCGTCAGAGACGACTTTGCCTGCTCCCAGGACCAGTGCCTTTCTGCCAAACTGTGGAAGAGAGCATCGGACGAGATGGCGCAGCACCCGCGGCCGCCGACACCAGTGCCGGAAAACGTTCCCGCACTCCCCGATGAGCCTGCTCCGCCGCCTGCAGGTGCAGTGTCTCGTGCCGACGGTGAGCAGGCTCCGCTAGCGCCCGCCGACACACGTCTCGTACGCGGTGCGAATATGATTGATCGCGAAAGCCTTATCGCCGCCATGCAAAGAGCCGGCTGGGTACAGGCAAAGGCGGCGCGCCTACTCAAGGTGACGCCGCGGCAGGTTGGCTACGCCCTGGGGAAATACGGTGTCGAGATCAAGAAGTTTTGA